GGCGAGACCGAAGTGCTGCTGCTCGGGGGCCGGGTTCGCAGCAACAGTTTCAGCATTACCGGCCCCTGGACAGAGGAGCAACTGCGTGGTCTCAGAGCGGACATCTTCCTGATGGGTGCTCATGCGGTGGACGAGCGCGGCGTCTCAAATGCCGTGGTCGAGGAAGCCATGGTCAAACGGCTGGCCATCGAGGCCAGCCGCACGACGATGCTGCTCGCCGATCACACCAAGTTCGGCTGGCGGGCCATGACCCAGGTGTGCGGTTTCGAGCGGATTCAGCAGATCGTGACCAACAAAGGCAGCAGCAAACAGGGGTGGTTGCAAGATACGGGCGTCACCATCCACCGTGTTTGAGACAGCGCTGACGTTCCTTGGATCAGTTCCCGCGGGTGTAACGGTCAATCACCATGGCCCCGATGATGATCAGTCCGGTCGCGAGCAGTTGGTAGAACGCCTGCACGCCGAGCAGAGTCAAGACGTTCTGGAGCATGCTCAGCAGCAGTGCACCCAGCAGCGCCCCGACGACGTTGCCCTTGCCGCCCGCCAGACTGGTGCCACCGACCACCGAAGCCGCGATGGCGCTCAGTTCCCAGCCACTCCCCAGGATCGGCTCGGCCGCGCCCAGCTGGGCAATCAGTACCAGCGCCGCGAAGGCCGCCAGCATGCCGGAAATCACGTACGTCAGGGTGATGTACCGAGTGGTGTTGATGCCGCTCAGCCGCACAGCTTCGGCGTTGCCGCCAATCGCCAGGATATACTGGCCGGTCTTGGTGTAGCGCAGGATCAATGTGAACACGGCCACCAGCAGCAGCGCGGCGATCAGCGGAATCGGCAAGCCCAGCACGTCACCGCCCAGGGCGCGCTTGTAGCCGTCCGGCAGGGACAGGATCGGCTGCCCGTTGGTGTACGACAATGCCAGGCCCCGGTAGAAGGTCATGGTACCGAGCGTCACGATGAAGGGGGCCAGCTGTACCCGCGTCACCAGCAGACCATTGACCAGCCCTGCCACGGCACCGACGGCCAGCGCGACCAGGACGGCCAGGAGCGCTGGAAGTCCCCGCTGCATCAGGTCAGCCCCAATGACGGCTGAGAGGGCCGCCGTCGAACCCACACTCAGGTCGATACCGCCCGTGATGATCACGTAGGTCAGGCCGATCGCCACGATGGTATTGATGGCTGCACTCAGCCCGATGCCGTTGATGGCATTGTCAACAGAGAAGAACGACGGCACGCTGAAGCTGAACACGACCGCACCCAGCAGCAGAATCGCCAGAATGCCGGCCTCGCGCAGCCGTTCGATGATGATGGCGCGGTTAGAGGGCGTGGACGCTTGAGTCTTTTGCATAGGTTTGGGCTCCAGTGGCCAGCGCCAGAATGCGCTCCTCACTGGCCTGGGCACGGGAAAGTTCACCGACGAGGCGACCTTCCCGCATTACGAGAATGCGGTCACTCAGTCTCAAGACCTCCGGCAGTTCCGAAGAGACCATCAGGATGGCCACGCCCTGCCGGGCCAGTTCATCGACCAGTGCGTAGATGTCAGCTTTGCTCGCCACATCGATGCCGCGCGTCGGCTCATCGATCAGCAGCACCCCGCAGCCTGCCGCCAGCCAGCGACCCAGGATCACCTTCTGCTGGTTGCCACCGGACAGCCGCCGGATGGTCTGGTTGGGGTTCGCAGGCCGGATGCCGAGTGCCTGCATCTGCGGCTCGGTGGCGCGGCGCATGTCGGGCTCACGGACACTCACCAGGCCCTTGGCCCAGCTGGTGAGCATCATATTCACGCTCACCTTGGCGTCGGGCACAATGCCCTGATGGCGGCGGTCTTCAGCGATGAAACCCACACCCCGCCGCATCATGATGGCGGGCGATGGGCGCGGCATCGGCTGACCGTCGAGCTCGATCTGGCCGCCTGTGCTGGCGTCGGCGCCGTAAATGGCCCTCAGCACCTCGGTTCGCCCCGCACCGATCAGGCCTGCCAGCGTCACCACCTCACCTGCGTGAACCTGCAGCGTGATGTCCTCGAAAACCCCAGTGCGGTGCAGTCCACGCACGTTCAGGCGAACTGCACCGGGTTGGCGGTTCACTGGGGCGTCCTGAGCTGCGAGTTCGCGGCCGACCATCATGGTCACGAGCTGATCCTGGGTCACGTCCCGCTGATTGACCGTGGCGATGTACGTGCCGTCTCGCAGCACCGTCACCCGGTCGGCCAGTGCCTCGATCTCGTCGAAGTGGTGGCTGACGTAGATGATCCCGACACCGCTGGCAGTCAGCTCGCGCACCACGCCGTACAGCTGTTCGATCTCATGGGTGGTGAGGCTGGAGG
The Deinococcus sp. KNUC1210 genome window above contains:
- a CDS encoding ABC transporter permease, translating into MQKTQASTPSNRAIIIERLREAGILAILLLGAVVFSFSVPSFFSVDNAINGIGLSAAINTIVAIGLTYVIITGGIDLSVGSTAALSAVIGADLMQRGLPALLAVLVALAVGAVAGLVNGLLVTRVQLAPFIVTLGTMTFYRGLALSYTNGQPILSLPDGYKRALGGDVLGLPIPLIAALLLVAVFTLILRYTKTGQYILAIGGNAEAVRLSGINTTRYITLTYVISGMLAAFAALVLIAQLGAAEPILGSGWELSAIAASVVGGTSLAGGKGNVVGALLGALLLSMLQNVLTLLGVQAFYQLLATGLIIIGAMVIDRYTRGN
- a CDS encoding sugar ABC transporter ATP-binding protein, producing MTDLLSAQHINKSFSGVHVLKDVQFSLRAREVHALLGENGAGKSTLLKTLFGIYTPDSGTLSVGGEAVTLRSPKDAQAHGIAMIHQELALIPELSVAQNVLLGNEGREVLNYAQMEARVRPFLAQVGLTAAPNTPVKRLTIAQQQMVEIARAVARQARIIIMDEPTSSLTTHEIEQLYGVVRELTASGVGIIYVSHHFDEIEALADRVTVLRDGTYIATVNQRDVTQDQLVTMMVGRELAAQDAPVNRQPGAVRLNVRGLHRTGVFEDITLQVHAGEVVTLAGLIGAGRTEVLRAIYGADASTGGQIELDGQPMPRPSPAIMMRRGVGFIAEDRRHQGIVPDAKVSVNMMLTSWAKGLVSVREPDMRRATEPQMQALGIRPANPNQTIRRLSGGNQQKVILGRWLAAGCGVLLIDEPTRGIDVASKADIYALVDELARQGVAILMVSSELPEVLRLSDRILVMREGRLVGELSRAQASEERILALATGAQTYAKDSSVHAL